The DNA region TCGCGCTGGTGGCCCATGTCGCGTCCGAGGAAGACCTCGCCCTGCGACTGGCCCAGCTTGACCGCTCCGACGTCGGCACTCATGCCGAACTCGGTGACCATCTTGCGTGCCGTGGCCGTGGCCTTCTCGATGTCGTTCGACGCACCGGTCGTCGGGTCGTGGAAGACGATCTCCTCGGCGACGCGTCCGCCCATGGCGTAGGCCAGCTGATCGAGGAGCTCGTTGCGGGTGATCGAGTACTTGTCCTCGAGCGGGAGCACCATCGTGTACCCGAGGGCACGACCGCGCGGAAGGATCGTGATCTTCGAGACCGGATCGGTGTAGTTCATCGCCGCCGCTGCGAGGGCGTGGCCACCCTCGTGGTAGGCCGTGATGAGCTTCTCCTTGTCCTTCATCAGACGCGTGCGGCGCTGCGGACCGGCGATGACGCGGTCGATGGCCTCGTCGAGCGCACGGTTGTCGATGAGCTGGGCGTTCGAGCGCGCCGTGAGCAGCGCGGCCTCGTTCAGCACGTTGGCCAGGTCTGCTCCGGTGAAGCCCGGCGTCTTGCGGGCGACGATCTCGAGGTCGACGCCCTTGGCGAGAGGCTTGCCCTTGCCGTGCACCTCGAGGATCTTCTTGCGACCCTGCAGGTCGGGCGCGTCGACACCGATCTGACGGTCGAAGCGGCCGGGACGCAGCAGTGCGGGGTCCAGGATGTCGGGGCGGTTCGTGGCTGCGATGAGGATGACGTTCGTCTTCGGGTCGAAGCCGTCCATCTCGACCAGGAGCTGGTTGAGGGTCTGCTCGCGCTCGTCGTGGCCGCCTCCCATGCCGGCGCCACGGTGACGGCCGACGGCGTCGATCTCATCGACGAAGATGATGGCTGGAGCGTTCTGGCGGGCCTGCTCGAACAGGTCACGCACGCGGCTCGCGCCGACGCCGACGAACATCTCGACGAAGTCAGAACCCGAGATCGAGTAGAAGGGCACTCCCGCCTCTCCGGCGACAGCGCGGGCGAGCAGGGTCTTTCCGGTACCGGGAGGGCCGTAGAGGAGCACGCCCTTGGGGATGCGGGCCCCGACGGCCTGGAACTTCGCCGGCTCCTTGAGGAAGTCCTTGATCTCCTGCAGCTCTTCGAGCGCCTCGTCGCTGCCGGCGACGTCGTCGAAGGTGACCTGAGGGCTCTCCTTGGTGACGAGCTTGGCCTTCGACTTGCCGAACTGCATGACCTTGTTGCCGCCGCCCTGCATGCCGGAGAGCATGATCCAGAAGAACACGCCGATGAGCAGGAGCGGGAGGAGGAAACCAAGCGCCGAGAGGAACCAGTTGGGCTGCGGAACCTCGTCGGTGAACCCCTTCTTGGGTGCCGCCGCGTTGACGGCGTTGACGACCTCTTCACCGCGAGGGGTGACGTAGTAGAACTGCACCTGCTCGCCGTACTTCGGGTCGGCGCTGGTCAGGGTGAGGTCGACGCGCTGCTCGCCGTCGACGATCTTGGCGCTGGCGACCTTGCCGTCGTTCAGGAACTCGAGGCC from Leifsonia sp. Root1293 includes:
- the ftsH gene encoding ATP-dependent zinc metalloprotease FtsH — protein: MNVKKLLRGPFLYIILAIIAVWVGSSLITMSGFREVSTQQGLEFLNDGKVASAKIVDGEQRVDLTLTSADPKYGEQVQFYYVTPRGEEVVNAVNAAAPKKGFTDEVPQPNWFLSALGFLLPLLLIGVFFWIMLSGMQGGGNKVMQFGKSKAKLVTKESPQVTFDDVAGSDEALEELQEIKDFLKEPAKFQAVGARIPKGVLLYGPPGTGKTLLARAVAGEAGVPFYSISGSDFVEMFVGVGASRVRDLFEQARQNAPAIIFVDEIDAVGRHRGAGMGGGHDEREQTLNQLLVEMDGFDPKTNVILIAATNRPDILDPALLRPGRFDRQIGVDAPDLQGRKKILEVHGKGKPLAKGVDLEIVARKTPGFTGADLANVLNEAALLTARSNAQLIDNRALDEAIDRVIAGPQRRTRLMKDKEKLITAYHEGGHALAAAAMNYTDPVSKITILPRGRALGYTMVLPLEDKYSITRNELLDQLAYAMGGRVAEEIVFHDPTTGASNDIEKATATARKMVTEFGMSADVGAVKLGQSQGEVFLGRDMGHQRDYSERIAERVDAEVRALIEKAHDEAWQVLNENRDILDHLARELLEKETLDHNEIAEIFKDIKKLPERPLWLSSESRPLSERPPIDFPTPAPIDETVTDGGVGSDTEAPAAPAPARTRAVKPRPATA